The following coding sequences are from one Achromobacter sp. B7 window:
- the cysW gene encoding sulfate ABC transporter permease subunit CysW, translating into MSAADRPAHLTEPRWVRGILLFVALAFLTLFLLVPLAAVFAEAFKKGWQLYLDAIVEPDALSAIRLTLLVAAIALPVNLVFGVAAAWAITKFQFRGKQFLITLIDLPFSVSPVVAGLVFILLFGTQGWLGGWLQDHDWKIVYAVPGIILATLFVTFPFVARELIPLMQAQGSEEEQAALTLGASGWQIFWRVTLPNIKWGLLYGAILCNARAMGEFGAVSVVSGQVRGLTNTMTLHVEILYNEYQYSAAFAVASLLALLALVTLVAKNLVEWRNARMLRAADLPVEYPGAAAATIKPAIA; encoded by the coding sequence ATGAGCGCAGCGGACCGTCCCGCCCATTTGACCGAACCGCGCTGGGTGCGCGGCATCTTGCTGTTTGTTGCGCTGGCATTCCTGACCCTGTTCCTGCTGGTGCCGCTGGCGGCAGTGTTCGCCGAGGCCTTCAAGAAAGGCTGGCAACTGTACCTGGATGCCATCGTCGAGCCCGACGCGCTGTCCGCCATCCGGCTGACCTTGCTGGTGGCTGCCATCGCGTTGCCGGTGAACCTGGTGTTTGGCGTGGCGGCGGCATGGGCCATCACCAAGTTCCAGTTTCGCGGCAAGCAGTTCCTGATCACGTTGATCGACCTGCCGTTCTCGGTATCGCCCGTGGTGGCCGGCCTGGTTTTCATTCTGTTGTTCGGCACGCAAGGATGGCTGGGCGGCTGGTTGCAGGACCACGACTGGAAGATCGTCTACGCCGTGCCCGGCATCATCCTGGCCACGCTGTTCGTGACCTTTCCGTTTGTGGCGCGTGAGCTGATCCCGTTGATGCAGGCGCAAGGCAGCGAAGAAGAACAGGCGGCGCTGACGCTGGGCGCCAGCGGCTGGCAGATCTTCTGGCGCGTGACGCTGCCCAATATCAAGTGGGGCCTGCTGTACGGCGCCATCTTGTGCAACGCGCGGGCAATGGGTGAATTTGGCGCGGTGTCGGTGGTGTCCGGCCAGGTGCGCGGGCTGACCAACACCATGACCCTGCACGTGGAAATTCTCTACAACGAATACCAGTACTCGGCCGCGTTCGCCGTGGCCTCGTTGCTGGCTCTGCTGGCGCTGGTGACCCTGGTGGCGAAAAACCTGGTCGAGTGGCGCAACGCGCGCATGCTGCGCGCCGCCGACCTGCCGGTCGAGTATCCCGGTGCAGCGGCCGCAACGATCAAGCCGGCCATCGCGTAA
- the cysD gene encoding sulfate adenylyltransferase subunit CysD yields MSAVIQRSHLDWLESEAIFIMREVAAESEKPVLLFSGGKDSVVLLRLAEKAFRPGRFPFPLMHIDTGHNFDEVIAFRDQRAAELGETLIVRSVEDSIKRGSVVLRRETDSRNAAQAVTLLEAIEEFGFDACIGGARRDEEKARAKERIFSFRDEFGQWDPKAQRPELWNLFNTRVHRGENMRVFPISNWTELDVWQYIQREQLALPSIYFSHQREVVRRKGLLVPVTRLTPPQDGEQVERMPVRFRTVGDISCTCPVASDAADTYAIIAETAVTDITERGATRMDDQTSEASMERRKKEGYF; encoded by the coding sequence ATGTCTGCTGTGATCCAACGCAGCCACCTGGATTGGCTGGAATCGGAAGCGATATTCATCATGCGCGAGGTGGCCGCCGAAAGCGAAAAGCCCGTGCTGCTGTTCTCGGGCGGCAAGGACTCCGTGGTGCTGCTGCGCCTGGCGGAAAAGGCGTTTCGCCCCGGCCGCTTTCCCTTCCCGCTGATGCACATCGACACGGGCCACAACTTCGATGAAGTCATCGCCTTTCGCGATCAGCGCGCAGCCGAATTGGGCGAGACCCTGATCGTGCGCAGCGTCGAGGACTCCATCAAGCGTGGCAGCGTGGTGCTGCGGCGCGAAACCGACTCGCGCAATGCGGCGCAGGCGGTGACGCTGCTGGAAGCCATCGAGGAATTCGGCTTTGACGCCTGCATCGGCGGAGCGCGCCGCGACGAGGAAAAGGCCCGCGCCAAGGAGCGCATCTTTTCGTTCCGCGATGAATTCGGCCAATGGGACCCCAAGGCACAGCGCCCTGAACTGTGGAACCTGTTCAACACGCGCGTGCATCGCGGCGAGAACATGCGCGTCTTCCCGATTTCGAACTGGACGGAACTGGACGTCTGGCAATACATCCAGCGCGAGCAACTGGCGTTGCCGTCGATCTACTTCAGCCACCAGCGCGAGGTGGTCCGGCGCAAGGGCCTGCTGGTGCCGGTGACCCGCCTGACGCCGCCGCAAGACGGCGAGCAGGTCGAGCGGATGCCGGTGCGCTTTCGCACGGTGGGCGATATTTCGTGCACCTGCCCGGTGGCTTCCGACGCGGCCGACACCTACGCCATCATCGCCGAGACGGCGGTGACCGACATCACCGAGCGCGGCGCAACGCGCATGGACGACCAGACTTCCGAGGCCTCGATGGAGCGCCGCAAGAAGGAAGGCTATTTCTGA
- the cysT gene encoding sulfate ABC transporter permease subunit CysT — MTTASPPTAIGAQAPFAVRRNSPGVLPGFGISMGYAVLYLSVLVLIPLAALPIKSAELGWQGFWDTVTAPRVMASYQLTFGASLIAALVNLVFGSVVAWVLVRYRFPGKKILDALVDLPFALPTAVAGIALTALYSQKGWLGAPLSEWFGWKVAFTPLGIVIALIFIGVPFVVRTVQPVLEDVEREIEEAAASLGASRWQTIRRVLLPSVVPALMTGFALAFARAVGEYGSVVFIAGNMPMVSEITPLLIISKLEQFDYAGAAAIATVMLVLSFVMLLVINLLQGWQARRNLGRLA, encoded by the coding sequence ATGACAACTGCCTCCCCCCCGACGGCAATCGGCGCGCAAGCGCCTTTTGCCGTTCGGCGCAACAGCCCGGGCGTGCTGCCCGGATTCGGTATTTCCATGGGCTACGCCGTGCTGTACCTAAGCGTGCTTGTGCTGATTCCCCTGGCTGCGCTGCCCATCAAAAGCGCCGAACTCGGGTGGCAAGGGTTTTGGGACACCGTGACGGCGCCGCGCGTGATGGCGTCGTATCAACTGACCTTTGGCGCCTCGCTGATCGCTGCGCTGGTCAACCTGGTGTTCGGGTCCGTGGTGGCCTGGGTGCTGGTGCGCTATCGCTTTCCCGGCAAGAAGATTCTGGACGCTCTGGTGGATCTGCCCTTCGCATTGCCCACAGCGGTGGCGGGCATCGCGCTGACCGCGCTGTATTCGCAAAAAGGCTGGCTGGGCGCGCCGCTGTCCGAGTGGTTTGGATGGAAGGTGGCGTTCACGCCGCTGGGCATCGTGATCGCGCTGATCTTCATCGGCGTGCCCTTCGTGGTGCGCACGGTGCAGCCGGTGCTGGAAGACGTAGAACGCGAAATCGAAGAGGCGGCGGCCAGCCTGGGTGCCAGCCGCTGGCAGACCATCCGCCGCGTGCTGCTGCCCAGCGTCGTGCCGGCGTTGATGACGGGCTTTGCGCTGGCGTTCGCGCGGGCAGTCGGCGAGTACGGGTCGGTGGTTTTCATTGCCGGCAACATGCCGATGGTGTCCGAGATCACGCCGCTGCTGATCATTTCAAAGTTGGAACAATTCGACTACGCCGGCGCCGCCGCCATCGCGACCGTGATGCTGGTGCTGTCCTTCGTCATGCTGTTGGTCATCAACCTGCTGCAAGGCTGGCAAGCCCGCCGCAACCTTGGGAGGCTGGCATGA
- a CDS encoding phosphoadenylyl-sulfate reductase, with product MTTSVDFPSIQDAALAQRWQALVRRLADIQQRHPDAALASSLAAEDMLLTHAIYDSGLDLEVFTLDTGRLHAETLGVLDAVRARYGRDVTVYRPVAAAVEQHVAQHGAYAFYESVDLRKACCQIRKVEPLRRALAGRSAWVTGQRRQQSTTRGELPLQEQDAVFGLTKFNPLAEWSEDDVWAVIRALDVPYNPLHDQGYPSIGCEPCTRAIRPGEDVRAGRWWWESSDSKECGLHAGNRVISVVTRGE from the coding sequence ATGACAACCTCTGTTGATTTTCCTTCCATCCAGGACGCCGCGCTGGCGCAGCGTTGGCAGGCGCTGGTGCGGCGTCTGGCCGATATTCAGCAGCGTCACCCGGACGCCGCGCTGGCGTCGTCGCTGGCCGCTGAAGACATGTTGTTGACGCATGCCATCTACGACTCGGGCCTGGACCTGGAAGTGTTCACGCTGGATACGGGCCGCTTGCATGCGGAAACGCTGGGTGTGCTGGACGCCGTTCGCGCGCGCTATGGGCGCGATGTCACGGTGTACCGGCCCGTGGCGGCGGCGGTGGAGCAGCACGTTGCCCAGCATGGCGCCTATGCGTTCTATGAAAGCGTGGATCTGCGCAAAGCCTGTTGCCAGATTCGCAAGGTCGAGCCGCTGCGACGCGCGCTGGCCGGGCGCAGCGCCTGGGTCACCGGGCAGCGGCGCCAGCAATCCACCACGCGCGGCGAACTGCCCTTGCAAGAGCAAGACGCCGTGTTCGGCCTGACCAAGTTCAACCCGCTGGCCGAATGGAGCGAGGACGACGTGTGGGCAGTGATCCGTGCGCTGGATGTGCCCTACAACCCCCTGCACGACCAGGGCTACCCGTCCATCGGCTGCGAGCCCTGTACGCGCGCCATCCGGCCGGGCGAGGACGTGCGAGCTGGAAGATGGTGGTGGGAATCGTCGGATTCCAAGGAATGCGGTCTGCACGCGGGCAACCGCGTCATCAGTGTCGTGACGCGCGGCGAATGA
- a CDS encoding DMT family transporter, whose product MSYTSLILVVLAAMAHATWNLLAKRAAMVGAPFVFAYGLCASLLYAPWVIWVLIHDGMTWTWPVVGAILTSSLLHLGYSLCLQRGYQVADLSVVYPIARGTGPLLSTTGAFLLLGEPATGTGIVGMLCVVIGVLMIATQGRLTIFKQAQAWIGVRWGVVIGLFIAAYTVVDAYGVKVLLISPVLFDWFTCVTRTAMMTPHMMGRRAQAWQSMRGHWHLALAVGLLSPLGYILVLYALRNGAPLSLVAPAREMSMMLGTLAGMFLLREKVGPGRLAGCVSILVGVVLLGSS is encoded by the coding sequence ATGTCGTATACGTCCCTGATATTGGTCGTCCTGGCGGCGATGGCCCACGCTACGTGGAACCTGCTTGCCAAGCGCGCGGCCATGGTGGGCGCGCCTTTTGTGTTTGCCTACGGGCTGTGCGCCTCGTTGCTGTACGCCCCCTGGGTCATCTGGGTGCTGATCCACGACGGCATGACATGGACGTGGCCCGTCGTCGGCGCCATCCTGACATCCAGCCTGTTGCATCTGGGCTACAGCCTTTGCCTGCAACGCGGCTATCAGGTTGCCGACCTGTCCGTGGTGTATCCGATTGCGCGAGGCACCGGCCCGCTGCTTTCCACGACGGGGGCATTCCTGCTGCTGGGCGAACCCGCCACCGGCACCGGCATTGTCGGCATGCTGTGCGTGGTGATCGGCGTGCTGATGATCGCCACCCAAGGGCGTCTGACCATCTTCAAGCAGGCCCAAGCGTGGATCGGCGTGCGCTGGGGCGTGGTGATCGGCCTGTTCATCGCCGCCTACACCGTGGTGGACGCCTATGGCGTGAAGGTTCTGTTGATCAGCCCCGTGCTGTTCGATTGGTTCACATGCGTAACGCGCACCGCCATGATGACGCCCCACATGATGGGCCGGCGCGCGCAAGCCTGGCAGTCCATGCGCGGACACTGGCATCTCGCGCTGGCCGTGGGCCTGCTGTCTCCGTTGGGGTACATCCTGGTGCTATATGCGCTGCGCAACGGCGCGCCGTTAAGCCTGGTGGCGCCTGCCCGCGAAATGTCGATGATGCTGGGCACCCTGGCCGGCATGTTCCTGCTGCGCGAAAAGGTCGGGCCGGGCCGGTTGGCCGGCTGCGTATCCATTCTGGTGGGCGTGGTGCTGCTGGGCTCCAGCTAA
- a CDS encoding CoA pyrophosphatase produces MSDSSYSARPRRPLVRPGFDPATQPWVVANDSLPAVPASLLTPDRLRGTLNQPSTWTLELSRDNDLRYPGREGTPVPAAVLIPLVTRDDGVHIMLTQRAAHLHDHAGQISFPGGRIETSDPTPVAAALREAQEETGLPEDHVEVLGSMPPYLTATGFSIIPVVSLVRPGFELAPDAFEVAEVFEVPLSFLMDPANHRLYEARLDDGRVRNYYGMPYGKHFIWGATAGMLRNLYHLLRHGLQPR; encoded by the coding sequence ATGTCTGATTCCTCGTATTCTGCGCGGCCTCGACGGCCGCTTGTGCGCCCGGGCTTCGATCCGGCAACGCAACCGTGGGTAGTGGCCAATGATTCTCTGCCGGCCGTACCTGCCAGCCTGTTGACCCCGGATCGCCTGCGGGGCACGCTGAACCAGCCATCCACCTGGACGCTGGAGCTTTCGCGCGACAACGATCTGCGATACCCCGGCCGCGAGGGCACACCGGTGCCCGCGGCCGTGTTGATTCCGCTGGTCACGCGCGACGACGGCGTACACATCATGCTGACCCAGCGCGCCGCGCATCTGCATGACCACGCGGGGCAGATCAGCTTTCCGGGTGGCCGCATCGAAACCAGCGACCCTACACCCGTGGCCGCTGCCTTGCGCGAAGCGCAGGAAGAAACCGGATTGCCGGAAGACCATGTGGAAGTGTTGGGCAGCATGCCGCCCTACCTGACGGCGACGGGTTTTTCGATCATTCCGGTGGTGTCGTTGGTGCGGCCCGGTTTTGAACTGGCGCCCGACGCGTTCGAGGTAGCTGAAGTGTTTGAAGTGCCGCTGTCGTTCCTGATGGACCCGGCCAATCATCGGCTGTACGAGGCCAGGCTGGACGACGGACGCGTGCGCAATTACTACGGGATGCCCTACGGCAAGCATTTCATCTGGGGGGCAACGGCGGGCATGTTGCGCAACCTCTATCACCTGCTGCGCCACGGATTGCAGCCGCGCTGA
- a CDS encoding PA0069 family radical SAM protein — translation MARTDHSFPAGSGSPAAAPAALRGRGAVTNVRHRFQRDDRVQVDDGWSGSGLPADFVESVPDSFSDSFSDTFTDSASGDSPEAGSGSAHAPRAGARSGAAVIPIVPDTRLAPPAPKTTVTAEEARKMLSRNDSPDIPFDVAVNPYRGCEHGCVYCYARPTHSYLGMSPGLDFETRLVAKANAVDALRAELGRPGYKPSPINIGSATDAYQPIERDWRLTRGMLELMLETRHPVTIVTKNALVARDLDLLAALAEQNLVVVYISITTLDAGMARTLEPRAAAPWRRLEAVRSLTDAGVPVGVLVAPVIPFINDESMEHILHESKAAGAHYASYTVVRLPWEVKTLFEDWLNAHYPDRAQRVLHRIEDLRNGRRNDPNFGSRMRGTGIWADLLRQRFAVATRKLGLNRHRLALDCDRFQPPLAAGATPSLFSAGPLAGQGTASSAVSAAVASSAGSAVTVPATPSSTAFLSPVGAQASSGVPLSDGLPAVSGGYGRGARQLQALAAGQLSLFD, via the coding sequence ATGGCACGCACCGATCATTCTTTTCCCGCCGGTTCTGGGTCCCCGGCTGCCGCCCCCGCCGCCTTGCGCGGTCGGGGTGCGGTTACTAATGTTCGGCATCGCTTTCAGCGCGATGACCGTGTGCAGGTCGACGACGGTTGGTCCGGTTCAGGCCTGCCGGCGGATTTCGTAGAATCCGTCCCCGACTCTTTCTCCGACTCCTTTTCCGATACATTCACGGATTCCGCTTCGGGCGATTCTCCTGAAGCCGGGTCCGGCTCCGCGCACGCGCCGAGGGCTGGCGCGCGCTCCGGCGCCGCAGTCATCCCCATCGTTCCTGATACGCGGCTGGCTCCGCCCGCACCCAAGACAACCGTCACGGCCGAAGAAGCGCGCAAGATGCTGTCGCGCAATGACTCGCCCGATATCCCCTTCGACGTTGCGGTAAACCCGTATCGCGGATGCGAGCACGGCTGCGTGTACTGCTATGCGCGGCCCACGCATTCGTATTTGGGCATGTCGCCCGGGCTGGACTTCGAAACCCGCCTGGTGGCCAAGGCAAACGCCGTGGATGCGCTGCGCGCCGAACTGGGGCGCCCCGGCTACAAGCCGTCGCCCATCAATATCGGTTCCGCCACTGACGCTTACCAGCCCATCGAACGCGATTGGCGGCTGACGCGCGGCATGCTGGAACTGATGCTGGAAACCCGGCATCCCGTCACCATCGTCACGAAAAACGCGCTGGTCGCCCGGGATCTCGATCTGCTTGCAGCGCTGGCTGAGCAGAATCTGGTGGTCGTCTATATCAGCATCACCACGCTGGACGCCGGCATGGCGCGCACGCTGGAGCCGCGTGCCGCAGCGCCGTGGCGGCGGCTGGAAGCTGTGCGCAGCCTTACGGATGCCGGCGTGCCGGTCGGCGTGCTGGTGGCGCCTGTCATCCCGTTCATCAATGATGAATCCATGGAACACATCCTCCACGAATCCAAGGCGGCCGGCGCGCATTACGCCAGCTACACCGTCGTGCGCCTGCCCTGGGAGGTCAAAACCCTGTTCGAGGATTGGCTTAACGCCCATTACCCCGACCGCGCCCAGCGCGTGCTGCACCGCATAGAAGACCTGCGCAACGGTCGCCGCAATGACCCTAATTTTGGCTCGCGCATGCGTGGCACCGGCATCTGGGCAGACTTGCTGCGCCAGCGCTTCGCCGTCGCGACCCGCAAGCTGGGGCTGAACCGCCACAGGCTCGCGCTGGACTGCGATCGCTTCCAGCCGCCGCTGGCGGCGGGCGCCACGCCGTCTCTGTTTTCGGCGGGCCCGCTTGCAGGGCAGGGCACGGCCTCTTCGGCTGTGTCCGCAGCAGTGGCGTCGTCGGCCGGCTCTGCGGTGACTGTGCCCGCTACCCCTTCCTCTACCGCTTTCCTATCCCCGGTTGGCGCGCAAGCGTCTTCAGGGGTCCCCCTTTCTGACGGCCTGCCGGCAGTTTCCGGCGGCTATGGCCGCGGGGCGCGCCAGTTGCAGGCGCTGGCGGCCGGCCAGTTGTCGCTGTTCGATTGA
- a CDS encoding sulfate/molybdate ABC transporter ATP-binding protein — protein MSIEVRNLSKRFGQFQALNDVSLHIETGELVALLGPSGCGKTSLLRIIAGLELPDSGSVLFGGEDATDVDVRQRQVGFVFQHYALFKHMTVFENVAFGLRVKHRSQRPSEDQIQRKVHDLLTLVQLDWLADRYPAQLSGGQRQRIALARALAVEPRVLLLDEPFGALDAKVRKELRRWLRRLHDELNVASVFVTHDQEEALEVADRVVLMNAGRIEQVGTPREVWEQPATPFVYGFLGDVNQLQGVATGGVWEGAGLSLPAPDLAQAHAQRATAYVRPHEFEIERYRAGGQGIAVRLSHAYLAGPSAYLELARQDSDAIIEAEVPEHLYRELDLRDGDTLLARPRRARIFAVQP, from the coding sequence ATGAGTATCGAAGTACGTAATCTATCCAAGCGCTTCGGCCAGTTCCAGGCGCTGAATGACGTGTCGCTGCATATCGAAACCGGCGAACTGGTGGCGTTGCTGGGGCCGTCCGGCTGCGGCAAGACGTCGCTGCTGCGCATCATCGCCGGGCTGGAATTGCCGGATTCGGGCAGCGTCCTGTTCGGGGGCGAAGACGCCACGGACGTGGACGTGCGCCAGCGCCAGGTGGGATTCGTATTCCAGCATTACGCGCTGTTCAAGCACATGACGGTGTTCGAGAACGTGGCGTTCGGCCTGCGCGTGAAGCACCGGTCGCAGCGCCCGTCCGAAGACCAGATCCAGCGCAAGGTGCATGACCTGCTGACGCTGGTGCAGCTGGATTGGCTGGCGGATCGTTATCCGGCGCAGCTGTCCGGCGGCCAGCGTCAGCGTATCGCCCTGGCACGCGCGCTGGCCGTGGAGCCGCGCGTGTTGCTGCTTGACGAACCGTTCGGCGCGCTGGACGCCAAGGTACGCAAGGAACTGCGTCGTTGGTTGCGCCGGCTGCATGACGAGCTGAACGTGGCCAGTGTGTTTGTGACGCACGACCAGGAAGAGGCGCTTGAGGTCGCGGACCGCGTGGTGCTGATGAACGCCGGCCGTATCGAGCAGGTGGGCACGCCGCGTGAAGTCTGGGAGCAGCCCGCGACGCCGTTTGTGTACGGCTTTCTTGGCGATGTGAACCAGCTTCAAGGCGTGGCGACGGGCGGTGTCTGGGAAGGCGCCGGCTTGTCGCTGCCGGCGCCTGACCTGGCGCAAGCCCATGCGCAGCGCGCCACCGCTTACGTTCGTCCCCACGAGTTCGAGATCGAGCGTTATCGCGCGGGCGGGCAGGGCATTGCGGTGCGCCTGTCGCACGCCTATCTGGCCGGCCCCAGCGCCTATCTGGAACTGGCGCGCCAGGATTCCGACGCCATCATCGAAGCGGAAGTGCCCGAGCACCTGTATCGGGAACTGGACCTGCGCGATGGCGATACGTTGTTGGCGCGTCCCCGGCGCGCCCGGATCTTTGCGGTGCAACCATGA
- the rplS gene encoding 50S ribosomal protein L19, translating to MNLIAILEQEEIARLTGGQAKPEFAPGDTVIVSVNVVEGTRKRVQAFEGVVIAKRNRGLNSAFTVRKISSGEAVERTFQLYSPQIAGIEVKRRGDVRRAKLYYLRNRSGKSARIKEKLVSKQASAA from the coding sequence ATGAACCTTATCGCTATCCTGGAACAGGAAGAAATTGCCCGTCTGACCGGCGGCCAAGCCAAGCCTGAATTTGCTCCTGGTGACACCGTCATCGTGAGCGTGAACGTCGTTGAAGGCACCCGCAAGCGCGTGCAGGCTTTCGAAGGCGTTGTTATCGCCAAGCGCAATCGCGGCCTGAACTCCGCGTTCACCGTGCGCAAGATTTCGTCGGGTGAAGCCGTGGAACGTACGTTCCAGCTGTACTCGCCGCAAATCGCCGGCATCGAAGTCAAGCGCCGCGGCGACGTGCGCCGCGCCAAGCTGTACTACCTGCGCAACCGCTCGGGCAAGTCGGCACGTATCAAGGAAAAGCTGGTCAGCAAGCAAGCCTCGGCGGCTTGA
- a CDS encoding sulfate ABC transporter substrate-binding protein, translating into MSFGKAGWLAALAAVAVSLTAVAPAQAQQKQTLLNVSYDPTRELYRAIDDAFIKQYKDKAGVDLTIRQSHGGSGRQARSVIDGLEADVVTLALAYDIDAIADRGLIPENWQSRLPQNSSPYTSTIVFLVRKGNPKGIKDWDDLIKDGVQVITPNPKTSGGARWNYLAAWAYALEKNGGSEEKARAYVGDLLKHVPVLDTGARGATTTFVERGVGDVLLAWENEAFLALEELGPDKFDIVVPSLSILAEPPVAVVDKIVDKKGTRAAAQAYLEFLYTPAAQEIIAKNYYRPIDKTVAAKYESKFPKVKLVTIDDKIFGGWRKAQKDHFSDGGTFDQIYLPQKK; encoded by the coding sequence ATGTCTTTCGGAAAAGCAGGTTGGTTGGCCGCGCTGGCAGCGGTGGCGGTATCTCTGACGGCCGTGGCGCCGGCGCAAGCGCAGCAAAAGCAAACGCTGTTGAACGTGTCCTATGACCCCACGCGCGAGCTGTATCGCGCCATCGACGATGCCTTCATCAAGCAGTACAAGGACAAGGCCGGCGTCGACCTGACCATACGCCAGTCGCACGGCGGATCGGGTCGCCAGGCGCGCTCGGTCATCGATGGGCTGGAAGCCGATGTGGTGACGCTGGCGCTGGCCTATGACATCGACGCCATTGCCGACCGGGGGCTCATTCCCGAAAACTGGCAGTCTCGCCTGCCGCAGAACAGTTCGCCCTATACGTCCACCATCGTGTTCCTGGTGCGCAAGGGCAACCCCAAGGGCATCAAGGACTGGGACGACCTGATCAAGGACGGCGTGCAAGTCATCACGCCCAACCCGAAGACTTCCGGCGGCGCGCGCTGGAACTATCTGGCTGCCTGGGCCTACGCGTTGGAAAAGAACGGCGGCAGCGAAGAGAAGGCTCGCGCCTATGTCGGCGACCTGCTCAAGCACGTGCCGGTGCTGGACACCGGTGCACGCGGCGCCACGACCACGTTCGTGGAACGCGGCGTGGGCGACGTGCTGCTGGCGTGGGAAAACGAAGCCTTCCTGGCGCTTGAAGAACTGGGTCCCGACAAGTTCGACATCGTGGTGCCGTCCCTGTCCATCCTGGCCGAACCGCCGGTGGCCGTCGTGGACAAGATCGTGGACAAGAAGGGAACGCGCGCCGCCGCCCAGGCGTATCTGGAATTCCTGTACACGCCCGCCGCGCAGGAAATTATCGCCAAGAACTATTACCGCCCCATCGACAAGACGGTGGCCGCCAAGTACGAAAGCAAGTTCCCCAAGGTCAAGCTCGTCACCATCGACGACAAGATCTTTGGCGGCTGGCGCAAGGCGCAGAAAGATCACTTCAGTGATGGCGGCACCTTCGACCAGATCTACCTGCCGCAAAAGAAATAA
- a CDS encoding sulfate adenylyltransferase subunit 1: MNALNDSFLSGAGTGVLRLITAGSVDDGKSTLIGRLLYDSKGVFADQLDAISRAKHKRVAGDGIDFSLLTDGLEAEREQGITIDVAYRYFSTPARKFIIADAPGHEQYTRNMVTGASTADVAVILIDATRAADGKLLPQTKRHSTIARLLGIRHIVVAVNKMDLVDWDRAVFERIRDAYAELAAKLGIAHFDALPLSALNGDNVVTLSPKTPWYEGQPLLALLESLDLASDGRALPLRFPVQWVARHGGDQKEDFRGYAGRLASGVLRAGDAITVQPSGVSAVVREVRVFDRVLDEAVAGDSVTVVLDRDVDVSRGDVIVHTAAPAQVTREFEAELCWLDAQALNPARKYLLKSGTRLTSAKIRAVLSHRDIHELQEVENTEGTLQMNDIGRVTFTTREALAVDRYADVPTTGAFILIDEATHQTAAAGMLR; the protein is encoded by the coding sequence ATGAACGCACTGAACGATTCTTTCCTTTCCGGCGCCGGCACGGGCGTGCTGCGCTTGATCACGGCGGGCTCCGTCGACGATGGCAAATCCACGCTGATCGGCCGCCTGCTGTACGACAGCAAGGGCGTATTCGCCGACCAGCTGGATGCGATCTCGCGCGCCAAGCACAAGCGCGTGGCGGGCGACGGCATCGACTTTTCCCTCTTGACCGACGGGCTCGAAGCCGAGCGCGAGCAGGGCATCACGATTGACGTGGCCTACCGGTACTTTTCTACACCCGCGCGCAAATTCATCATTGCCGATGCGCCCGGCCACGAGCAATACACGCGCAATATGGTCACGGGCGCGTCCACGGCGGACGTGGCCGTGATCCTCATCGACGCCACGCGCGCGGCCGACGGCAAGCTGCTGCCGCAGACCAAGCGGCACAGCACCATTGCGCGGCTGCTGGGTATCCGCCACATCGTGGTGGCCGTGAACAAGATGGACCTGGTCGATTGGGATCGCGCCGTGTTCGAGCGCATTCGCGATGCGTATGCCGAACTCGCCGCCAAGCTTGGCATCGCACATTTCGATGCGCTGCCGCTGTCGGCGCTGAATGGCGACAACGTCGTGACGCTGTCGCCCAAGACGCCCTGGTACGAGGGCCAGCCTTTGCTGGCGCTGTTGGAATCGTTGGATCTTGCCAGCGACGGCCGTGCCTTGCCGCTGCGCTTTCCCGTGCAGTGGGTGGCGCGGCACGGGGGTGATCAGAAAGAAGACTTTCGCGGTTATGCCGGCCGGTTGGCCAGCGGCGTGCTGCGCGCGGGCGACGCCATCACCGTGCAACCGTCGGGCGTCAGTGCGGTGGTGCGCGAAGTCCGCGTCTTTGACCGCGTGCTGGACGAGGCGGTGGCGGGCGACTCGGTCACGGTGGTGCTGGATCGCGATGTCGACGTGTCGCGCGGTGATGTCATCGTGCACACGGCGGCGCCGGCGCAAGTCACGCGCGAGTTCGAAGCCGAGCTGTGCTGGCTGGATGCGCAAGCGTTGAACCCGGCGCGCAAGTATCTGTTGAAGTCGGGCACGCGGCTGACGTCGGCAAAGATTCGCGCGGTGCTCTCGCATCGCGACATCCACGAATTGCAGGAAGTCGAGAACACCGAAGGCACCTTGCAGATGAACGACATCGGTCGCGTGACGTTCACCACGCGCGAGGCGTTGGCGGTGGATCGGTACGCTGATGTGCCGACGACCGGCGCCTTCATTCTGATCGATGAAGCCACGCATCAGACGGCTGCGGCGGGCATGTTGCGCTAG